A single genomic interval of Labrus bergylta chromosome 18, fLabBer1.1, whole genome shotgun sequence harbors:
- the LOC109992413 gene encoding kazal-type serine protease inhibitor domain-containing protein 1-like, whose amino-acid sequence MKFHNMAQICLHVCIWIGVCVSFSLRSPPQHRGWLRLWEEGDGCAECNHHLCPLVPDDCPAGQVQDVCGCCEQCANVEGQQCDPDGAQKFYGSCGEGLVCQRKIPKRDHRDEPEPACVCQDKSPVCGSDGRTYPNVCQMKEAASRLNTTLKLTGRGPCISVPHILQGPRNLSNYTGNDALFGCEVSAYPLPNLSWRKKGLENTLPGDDPHMSVQTRGGPQRYSVSTWLQIQGLHTSDSGVYTCISQNSLGETFASAKLDVLKQEVEIIEDKVEEEPEHIDFPEGGSGDDNNWHQKPLFD is encoded by the exons aTGAAGTTCCATAACATGGCTCAAATTTGCCTGCATGTCTGTATATGGATAGgcgtttgtgtctctttttccCTCCGTTCACCCCCCCAGCACCGTGGGTGGCTGCGGCTGTGGGAGGAGGGTGATGGCTGTGCGGAGTGCAACCATCACCTCTGTCCTCTGGTCCCTGATGACTGCCCTGCAGGTCAGGTTCAGGATGTCTGTGGGTGCTGTGAGCAGTGTGCTAACGTGGAGGGGCAACAGTGTGACCCAGATGGGGCTCAGAAGTTCTATGGAAGCTGTGGAGAGGGCCTGGTCTGCCAGCGGAAAATACCAAAGAGAGACCACAGGGATGAGCCAGAGCCTGCATGTGTATGTCAGGATAAGAGCCCTGTATGTGGCTCAGATGGAAGGACTTATCCAAATGTTTGTCAAATGAAAGAGGCCGCCAGCCGCCTTAACACAACCCTCAAGCTCACAGGAAGAGGACCGTGCATTTCTG TTCCCCACATCCTGCAGGGGCCCAGAAACCTCTCAAACTACACTGGGAATGATGCCTTGTTTGGCTGTGAGGTCTCAGCTTACCCGCTTCCAAACTTGAGCTGGAGGAAGAAAGGTCTTGAAAACACCCTGCCAGGAGATGATCCTCACATGTCTGTCCAG actcGAGGGGGTCCCCAGCGCTATTCTGTCTCCACCTGGCTTCAGATACAGGGTCTCCACACCTCTGATTCAGGGGTCTACACTTGCATCTCCCAGAATTCCTTGGGAGAAACGTTTGCATCAGCAAAGCTTGACGTGTTGAAGCAGG aGGTGGAGATTATAGAAGACAAAGTTGAGGAGGAACCTGAGCACATTGATTTTCCAGAAGGAGGCAGTGGTGACGACAACAACTGGCATCAGAAACCTCTTTTTGATTAA
- the insm1b gene encoding insulinoma-associated protein 1b produces MPKGFLVKRNKKSAHVSYRTRTDEDDYQEHPIPAALPSHTDPSPPMFVLSGRHHAATSPDFTAAEAPVPRVEKPAQFGNPEAVCQALYSPTRPISKEHDRGYFERSFNLGSPISAESFPTPASLSGLDHLLYAPVDLKIGTSNSSRSGTTSSLPPPSNRVGAKRPAGDGPERKSKPAPKKPKAIRKLNFEDEMTTSPVLGLKIKEGPVEMKPRAHSSGGEKPLGEFVCQLCKEAYADPFSLAQHKCSRIVRVEYRCPECDKMFSCPANLASHRRWHKPRTTGAPAMSHAQGIKPETAKMPPLGVKSVSDEAKDMSDRDTPSPGLSESGSEDGSFDCQLCGKRFKRQAYLRKHIMGHQTLQKKVLGEHGFQTSDRAAEQPPVSSSFSSSSASSSSSSSSSSSSEEASNQSPLNLSPVDCLLCPVCGESFNSRAGQERHLRLMHSSQVYPCKYCPATLYSSPGLTRHINKCHPSENRQVILLQMPVRPAC; encoded by the coding sequence ATGCCCAAAGGATTCCTGgtgaaaagaaacaagaaatctGCACATGTTTCCTACAGGACTCGGACAGATGAAGATGACTACCAGGAGCATCCCATCCCAGCTGCCTTGCCGAGTCACACGGACCCCTCCCCGCCGATGTTCGTGTTGTCTGGTCGGCACCACGCTGCAACATCACCGGATTTCACAGCAGCCGAGGCGCCGGTGCCACGAGTAGAGAAGCCGGCGCAGTTCGGCAACCCAGAGGCGGTGTGCCAAGCCCTCTACAGCCCCACCCGGCCCATCAGCAAGGAGCACGACAGGGGATATTTTGAGCGAAGTTTCAATCTGGGCTCGCCCATTTCTGCCGAGTCATTCCCCACACCTGCCTCCCTCTCTGGCCTGGACCACCTCCTGTACGCACCGGTCGACCTGAAAATCGGCACCAGCAACAGCAGCCGCAGCGGGACCACCAGCAGCCTCCCGCCTCCGAGCAACAGGGTCGGTGCCAAAAGACCCGCAGGAGACGGCCCAGAGCGCAAATCCAAACCCGCGCCCAAGAAACCCAAAGCCATCAGAAAACTCAACTTCGAAGACGAGATGACGACTTCTCCAGTGCTTGGTCTCAAAATCAAAGAGGGGCCGGTGGAGATGAAGCCGAGGGCTCACTCCTCCGGAGGGGAAAAGCCTTTAGGGGAGTTTGTATGTCAGCTGTGCAAAGAGGCGTACGCGGATCCTTTCTCCCTGGCTCAGCACAAGTGCTCTCGAATCGTCAGGGTCGAGTACCGGTGTCCCGAGTGTGACAAGATGTTCAGTTGCCCGGCGAACCTCGCCTCTCACCGCCGCTGGCACAAACCCCGGACCACCGGCGCACCGGCGATGTCCCACGCACAGGGCATCAAACCTGAAACGGCCAAAATGCCTCCTCTAGGCGTCAAGTCAGTCTCTGATGAAGCCAAAGACATGAGTGACAGAGACACCCCGAGTCCAGGTCTGTCCGAGTCGGGCTCTGAAGATGGTTCCTTTGACTGCCAGCTCTGCGGGAAGAGGTTTAAGCGACAGGCATACCTAAGAAAACACATCATGGGACATCAGACCCTGCAAAAGAAAGTGCTGGGGGAGCACGGGTTTCAAACCAGCGACCGCGCGGCAGAACAGCCTCCGgtctcatcctccttctcctcctcctcagcatcatcatcatcatcatcatcatcatcatcatcctcagaGGAAGCCTCGAACCAAAGCCCTCTCAATCTGAGTCCGGTGGACTGCCTGCTGTGCCCGGTGTGCGGAGAGAGTTTCAACAGCAGGGCCGGCCAGGAGAGACACCTGCGCCTCATGCACTCCTCCCAGGTCTACCCGTGCAAATACTGCCCCGCCACCCTCTACAGCTCGCCAGGGCTCACCAGGCACATAAACAAGTGCCACCCCTCGGAGAACCGGCAGGTGATCCTGCTCCAAATGCCGGTGCGCCCCGCCTGCTGA